The window GTTGCCGCCGATGAGCGAGGCCGCTTCAACGCGCCCCTCGGCATAGCGCTCAAGCTGCTCGATGCTCTGCACGACCATGAGCAGCCGGATCCCGCGGCTCCGGGCCATCGTGAGCATGGAGACGAACTCCGGAATCTTGGGGATGTTGCCGAACTCCTCGAACAGGATATTGACCGGCACCGGAAGTTGCCCGCCGTGGGCATTGGCAGCCTTCACGAGTGCCTGGTAGAGCTGCCGTACGTAGATCGTCACCATGACGTTGTAGGCGTCGCGTTCGTCGGGCGTGATGATGAACACCGCCGACTTGCGCAGCCCCACGTCGGCCAGGTTGTGCTCGGAGCGCGCGGTGAGCGCGGCCATGTTCCTGTTCGAGAAGATCTTCAGTGCATTGGCGGCCGTCGTGTACATGCTCGATGCGGTATTGCCGGTGGCAAGACTCGCGGCGAGGTAGGCGACCTTGGCCGGGTGCCGATCGTCCAGACCCTCGATGATCTCCTTGAGTGGATAGATCGTCTCTTGCCGCATGCTGCCGGCGCGCACCGCGGTTCGCTCCTTGCCATACGTTCCGAGCGCCCGGTAGACGTTGAACATGTTGCGCGAGAGCGGGTCGACGCCTTTGGGTTCACTGGCGATCAGGAGCGCCGTAGCCGCGATGATCGCTTCGGCGCTGGCGTTCCAGAACGCCTCATTGCCGCCATGCCCGCCGAGCTGTGCCGAGACGATCGTCTTGGCGAGTTCGTGCGCCATGTCCTCGGCGTGTGCGATCTCAGCCGACCAGATCAGGTCGACGATCAGGTCCAGCGGCGACCACTGGACGCTGCGCGAGGGGTCACGCAGGTCGATCGTGTCGACACGGTAGCCATTGGCTTTGAGGTGCTCGCAGGTGGTGAGGTAGAGCTCGCCTTTGGGGTCCGGAATCACCATCGACTCGCCGAGTTCGCCGAGCGCGTAGATGCTCGGCAGCACGATCCGGCGCGTCTTACCCGAGCCCGTCGATCCGATCACGAGCACGTGGCCCTCTGAGCCCGAGAGGTAGTAGGTCTCTTTGCGGCCGCGCTCGGCGGGCGTCGCGCCGATGACGAAGCCCGAGACGCCGGGAACCGGGGTCGTGCCGGGCGACCAGGTGACTGCGGAGGTCTCGAGCTCCGCGGGGGTCATGAGGTTCGAGGTGCCATGCTCGCCGCGACCGGCGGTCCGCGGGATGCCGGCGACGACGCCGGTGCCGCTGGTGCGCGGGCGCATGAGGTGGCCGGAGATCCAGACCCACCAGGCCACGATGATGGCGATGAGGAGGAGTGAGAGGATGAGTGTGGCCGGACTTGTGACGGCGGTCAGCCAGCGGGTGGGGAGCGGGGAGAGCGCCCACGTCGTCAGCGGCGCGGTGCGCGCCGATCGGTCGAGGGAGAGAGAGGCGAGGGCGGAGAGGGCTAACGGGATGAGGGCAGCGGCTATGCACGCCGCCACGCCGGTGGACGCGACTCGCCAGATCTCGGCCTTCCGAGCCACGTGCGCCTCCTTGACCTCAGCGTCTTGGATCGAGCTGCGGCGAAAGGTAGCACAGGGGGCTGGTGGCCCCGGACTTTGTGATTGGCGGGCCGTTCACGCCGCCAGACCGGGTTGTCGCCTAGGACATTTCGAGGCATGTGTCCAGAAACGGCCAAAGGCACCCTAGTCGGACGTTCTGGGAAGATGTCCCTGACGTCAAGATAGGGCATAGCCCAGTCGGACATACCCATCTCGTTTGGACGAGGCGCTCCTGAGGCCGGGACTCAAGAGAATGTGGGAGACTCGCCTGCGTCATCAGGTTGGCGACCTCCCACATGTCGAACAGGTGTTGCGGGAGCTGAACCGGAATCTAAAACGGTATCAGCTGTTGGATCTTGGTCCTTAGCAGCGGGCACAGAGCGACCTTGGCCGACGTGTGCAGCAGTTACAAACGCGTCCGCTGAATCCGACCAGCGTTTTTCGAGGCACCCTTCGGGGTGCCTCGTTTCGTTTACCTGCGGAAACGCGGCTAGCCTGGTCTTGCGCGACGGTTACAATCCTGTTGGTCTGTTCGGCCCGGCGTCGGCCGTGCAGGACACATAGTGTGCTTGGTGGGGCAGTGCGAGGATTGCCCGATAGCCAGGGGCGGATAGCTGAAGATGCCGCCCCTGGTGACGGTCTCCAGACTCGATGTCGGGCCACTGCCGTAGGATGTTGCTGGACACGCGTAGGCGAGAGTGGTCCACATCATCGGCGGGGGCCGATGTGGAGCGAGGGAGGGGAACGCAGTTGCGCTTCATCCAAACCGGTGACTGGCACCTAGGGCGCCTGTTCCACAACCAACATCTCACGGCTGACCAACGGTTCACACTGGATGCACTTCAGCGTCTTGCCGAGGAGCGGCGAGTCGACGCGGTTGTCATCGCGGGGGACGTGTACGATCGCGCAGTCCCTCCGACCGAGGCCGTGGAGCTTCTTAACGACGTCCTGGGTCACATGGCGCTTGAGCTACGGATTCCCGTAGTTATGATCGCGGGCAACCACGACAGTCCCGTGCGGCTCCAGTATCTGAACGGGCTTGTCAGCCGAGTTGGGGTCCATGTGGTTGGCGCGGTCGGCGCGCGGCCCCAAGGCGTCGAGATTGTTGGTGCCGATGGGGTACGCGTGGTCTTCTGGCCGTTGGCCTATACGGATCCCGAGACGGCCCGGTGTGATCTCAGCAGGGAAGATATCCACACGCACGAGGCCGCGATTTGCGCACACATCGCTATGATTCGCGAGCAGATGCCCCACGACTCCCGAAACGTCGTCGTAGGACACGCGTTTGTGACCGGTGCGGCGCCTTCCGAATCGGAACGCCCATTGACGGTCGGCGGCACCGGGGAGATCTCCTGCGACGTGTTCGAGGGGTTCGACTATGTTGCGCTCGGCCACCTGCATCGCCCCCAGGCGGTGACGGACCGAGTCAGGTACGCGGGCTCGCTGCTGAAGTATTCCTTCGACGAGGCCGACCATCGCAAGTCCGTGACCATCGTCGACATGGACTCCGATGGTGGCGTGGTCTGCGAGGAAGTTGCACTCCCGGCGCGCCACGAGCTCATTCGCCTGATCGGCTCCTTCGACGAACTCATGGCCGGTCCAGTCGACCCGCTGCACAAGGACGCCTACGTGGAAGTGAAGCTCACCGATAGCGAGTCGGCGCTGGACCCGATGCAGCGGCTTCGGACGCTCTACCCCAACATCCTCTCGCTCACGAGGGAAACCATCGACGGCGGACCGAGCACGGGCCCCGTGTGTCTGCCTAAGGCCCGCAAGACAGACGAGCTGTTCGCCGAGTTCTTCGAGGACGTCACGGGGCGTGCCCTCGGCGCCGAGCGTGAACTGCAGCTCGAAGCTGTGCTTGGCGAACTTGAGCGCGAGCGTCGGGAGGTGGCCTCGTGAGACCGCTGAAGCTTCGGATGCAGGCATTCGGGCCATTCCAAGGCACCGAGACGATCGACTTCGCCGAGCTCGGCATGAACCGGCTCTTCCTCATCCACGGCGAGACCGGGGCAGGCAAGACGAGCATCCTCGACGCCATCGTCTTCGCGCTGTATGGCGACACCAGCGGTGGCGAGCGCCAAGGCGCTCAGATGAGATGTGAATCCGCAGATCCCACTCTCCCGACTGAGGTGACTTACGACTTCGCGCTAGGGGAGAGACGTTTCCGAGTCCACCGACGTCCCAAGCAGGACCTGGCGTCCCAGCGGTGCTCTGGCGGTCTGGTGACCAAGCAGGCCGATGCCGCTCTTTGGGAGACCACCGACGCCGCAACGGGAACCGAGGGCAAGCTCCTCGCCTCGAAGATCCGGGAGGTGACCGAGCAGGTGCGCGGTCTCCTAGGCTTCTCGTCCGAGCAGTTCCGGCAAGTGGTCATGTTGCCGCAGGGCAAGTTCAGAGACGTGCTGGCGGCCGGCTCGGACAAGCGCGAGGAGATACTAAGGCAGCTCTTCAAGACGGGCCAGTACGCGGCACTCGAACGTCGGCTCTGGGAACGCGCCCGCGACGTCGCGAAGAAGCGCGAGGAGTTGTGCGTCACGCGCAACGCATGGCTCAGCCAAGCTGGGGCAACGAGCGACGCCGAGCTAGTCGCGCTCACGGAAGAGGCGGTTGGTCTCGCGAAAGCCGCCGGTAGGGAGGCCATGAAGGCTGACAAGGCTCAGAAAGAAGCTGCCGCACGCCTGAAAGCTGCAGAGGATGCCGATGCTGCCCAACTTGCGCTCGCAGAAGCCAAGCGCACATGGGACCTGTTGGTCCAGCGCAAGGAAGAGATCGCAGAGCTGCAAGCTGTGGTGACCGCTG is drawn from Actinomycetota bacterium and contains these coding sequences:
- a CDS encoding exonuclease SbcCD subunit D yields the protein MRFIQTGDWHLGRLFHNQHLTADQRFTLDALQRLAEERRVDAVVIAGDVYDRAVPPTEAVELLNDVLGHMALELRIPVVMIAGNHDSPVRLQYLNGLVSRVGVHVVGAVGARPQGVEIVGADGVRVVFWPLAYTDPETARCDLSREDIHTHEAAICAHIAMIREQMPHDSRNVVVGHAFVTGAAPSESERPLTVGGTGEISCDVFEGFDYVALGHLHRPQAVTDRVRYAGSLLKYSFDEADHRKSVTIVDMDSDGGVVCEEVALPARHELIRLIGSFDELMAGPVDPLHKDAYVEVKLTDSESALDPMQRLRTLYPNILSLTRETIDGGPSTGPVCLPKARKTDELFAEFFEDVTGRALGAERELQLEAVLGELERERREVAS
- a CDS encoding type IV secretory system conjugative DNA transfer family protein, with the translated sequence MARKAEIWRVASTGVAACIAAALIPLALSALASLSLDRSARTAPLTTWALSPLPTRWLTAVTSPATLILSLLLIAIIVAWWVWISGHLMRPRTSGTGVVAGIPRTAGRGEHGTSNLMTPAELETSAVTWSPGTTPVPGVSGFVIGATPAERGRKETYYLSGSEGHVLVIGSTGSGKTRRIVLPSIYALGELGESMVIPDPKGELYLTTCEHLKANGYRVDTIDLRDPSRSVQWSPLDLIVDLIWSAEIAHAEDMAHELAKTIVSAQLGGHGGNEAFWNASAEAIIAATALLIASEPKGVDPLSRNMFNVYRALGTYGKERTAVRAGSMRQETIYPLKEIIEGLDDRHPAKVAYLAASLATGNTASSMYTTAANALKIFSNRNMAALTARSEHNLADVGLRKSAVFIITPDERDAYNVMVTIYVRQLYQALVKAANAHGGQLPVPVNILFEEFGNIPKIPEFVSMLTMARSRGIRLLMVVQSIEQLERYAEGRVEAASLIGGN